agaactagtaactgctatagacttggcctgtatacaaacatacaagtcagaactagtaactgctatagacttggcctgtatacaaacatacaagtcagaactagtaactgctatagacttggcctgtatacaaacatacaagtcagaactagtaactgctatagacttggcctgtatacaaacatacaagtcagaactagtaactgctatagacttggcctgtatacaaacatacaagtcatacaaacatacaagtcagaactagtaactgctatagacttggcctgtatacaaacatacaagtcagaactagtaactgctatagacttggcctgtatacaaacatacaagtcataCAAACATACTTAtagcctgtatacaaacatacaagtcagaactagtaactgctatagacttggcctgtatacaaacatacaagtcagaactagtaactgctatagacttggcctgtatacaaacatacaagtcatacaaacatacaagtcagaactagtaactgctatagacttggcctgtatacaaacatacaagtcagaactagtaactgctatagacttggcctgtatacaaacatacaagtcagaactagtaactgctatagacttggcctgtatacaaactgtcatacaaacatacaagtcagaactagtaactgctatagacttggcctgtatacaaacatacaagtcagaactagtaactgctatagacttggcctgtatacaaacatacaagtcagaactagtaactgctatagacttggcctgtatacaaacatacaagtcagaactagtaactgctatagacttggcctgtatacaaacatacaagtcagaactagtaactgctatagacttggcctgtatacaaacatacaagtcagaactagtaactgctatagacttggcctgtatacaaacatacaagtcatacaaacatacagtaactgctatagacttggcctgtatacaaacatacaagtcagaactagtaactgctatagacttggcctgtatacaaacatacaagtcatacaaactacaagtcagaactagtaactgctatagacttggcctgtatacaaacatacaagtcagaactagtaactgctatagacttggcctgtatacaaacatacaagtcagaactagtaactgctatagacttggcctgtatacaaacatacaagtcagaactagtaactgctatagacttggcctgtatacaaacatacaagtcagaactagtaactgctatagacttggcctgtatacaaacatacaagtcatacaaacatacaagtcagaactagtaactgctatagacttggcctgtatacaaacatacaagtcagaactagtaactgctatagacttggcctgtatacaaacatacaagtcagaactagtaactgctatagacttggcctgtatacaaacatacaagtcatacaaacatacaagtcagaactagtaactgctatagacttggcctgtatacaaacatacaagtcagaactagtaactgctatagacttggcctgtatacaaacatacaagtcagaactagtaactgctatagacttggcctgtatacaaacatacaagtcagaactagtaactgctatagacttggcctgtatacaaacatacaagtcagaactagtaactgctatagacttggcctgtatacaaacatacaagtcatacaaacatacaagtcagaactagtaactgctatagacttggcctgtatacaaacatacaagtcagaactagtaactgctatagacttggcctgtatacaaacatacaagtcagaactagtaactgctatagacttggcctgtatacaaacatacaagtcagaactagtaactgctatagacttggcctgtatacaaacgtACAAGTCAtgcaaacatacaagtcagaactagtaactgctatagacttggcctgtatacaaacatacaagtcagaactagtaactgctatagacttggcctgtatacaaataCAAGTcaaactagtaactgctatagacttggcctgtatacaaacatacaagtcagaactagtaactgctatagacttggcctgtatacaaacatacaagtcagaactagtaactgctatagacttggcctgtatacaaacatacaagtcagaactagtaactgctatagacttggcctgtatacaaacatacaagtcagaactagtaactacTAACAAACagtagtaactgctatagacttggcctgtatacaaacatacaagtcagaactagtaactgctatagacttggcctgtatacaaacatacaagtcagaactagtaactgctatagacttggcctgtatacaaacatacaagtcagaactagtaactactatagacttggcctgtatacaaacatacaagtcagaactagtaactgctatagacttggcctgtatacaaacatacaagtcagaactagtaactgctatagacttggcctgtatacaaacatacaagtcagaactagtaactgctatagacttggcctgtatacaaacatacaagtcagaactagtaactgctatagacttggcctgtatacaaacatacaagtcagaactagtaactgctatagacttggcctgtatacaaacatacaagtcagaactagtaactgctatagacttggcctgtatacaaacatacaagtcagaactagtaactgctatagactttgGGCCTGCTATACCAAgtcatacaaacatacaagtcagaactagtaactgctatagacttggcctgtatacaaacatacaagtcagaactagtaactgctatagacttggcctgtatacaaacatacaagtcagaactagtaactgctatagacttggcctgtatacaaacatacaagtcagaactagtaactgctatagacttggcctgtatacaaacatacaagtcagaactagtaactgctatagacttggcctgtatacaaacatacaagtcagaactagtaactgctatagactacaagtcagaactagtaactgctatagacttggcctgtatacaaacatacaagtcagaactagtaactgctatagacttggcctgtatacaaacatacaagtcagaactagtaactgctatagacttggcctgtatacaaacatacaagtcagaactagtaactgctatagacttggcctgtatacaaacatacaagtcagaactagtacctgctatagacttggcctgtatacaaacatacaatacaaacatacaagtcagaactagtaactgctatagacttggcctgtatacaaacatacaagtcagaactagtaactgctatagacttggcctgtatacaaacatacaagtcagaactagtaactgctatagacttggcctgtatacaaacatacaagtcagaactagtaactgctatagacttggcctgtatacaaacatacaagtcagaactagtaactgctatagacttggcctgtatacaaacatacaagtcagaactagtaactgctatagacttggcctgtatacaaacatacaagtcatacaaacatacaagtcatacaaacatacaagtcagaactagtaactgctatagacttggcctgtatacaaacatacaagtcatacaaacatacaagtcagaactagtaactgctatagacttggcctgtatacaaacatacaagtcagaactagtaactgctatagacttggcctgtatacaaacatacaagtcagaactagtaactgctatagacttggcctgtatacaaacatacaagtcatacaaacatacaagtcagaactagtaactgctatagacttggcctgtatacaaacatacaagtcagaactagtaactgctatagacttggcctgtatacaaacatacaagtcagaactagtaactgctatagacttggcctgtatacaaacatacaagtcatacaaacatacaagtcagaactagtaactgctatatacttggcctgtatacaaacatacaagtcagaactagtaactgctatagacttggcctgtatacaaacatacaagtcagaactagtacctgctatagacttggcctgtatacaaacatacaagtcagaactagtaactgctatagacttggcctacaagtcatacaaacatacaagtcagaactagtaactgctatagacttggcctgtatacaaacatacaagtcagaactagtaactgctatagacttggcctgtatacaaacatacaagtcagaactagtaactgctagtAACTgttatagacttggcctgtatacaaacatacaagtcagaactagtaactgctatagacttggcctgtatacaaacatacaagtcagaactagtaactgctatagacttggcctgtatacaaacatacaagtcagaactagtaactgctatagacttggcctgtatacaaacatacaagtcagaactagtaactgctatagacttggcctgtatacaaacatacaagtcagaactagtaactgctatagacttggcctgtatacaaacatacaagtcagaactagtaactgctatagacttggcctgtatacaaacatacaagtcatacaaacatacaagtcagaactagtaactgctatagacttggcctgtatacaaacatacaagtcagaactagtacctgctatagacttggcctgtatacaaacatacaagtcagaactagtaactgctatagacttggcctgtatacaaacatacaagtcagaactagtaactgctatagacttggcctgtatacaaacataaaagtcatacaaacatacaagtcagaactagtaactgctatagacttggcctgtatacaaacataaaagtcatacaaacatacaagtcagaactagtaactgctatagacttggcctgtatacaaacatacaagtcagaactagtaactgctatagactaggcctacatacaaacatacaagtcagaactagtaactacTTCTGATAAACCTTCACAAAAAGATGATAAGTTTGATTTCAACAAGAGTGTATCCTACTGTACatcataatacattgtaatgttttaatatCTCTTGGGGGTATTTCAGCTGCAGAACATCTTCAATTTGGGCATTTTACATCATTTGGAATTCGTTAGTCCAACAAGaattgattatattttataaatagtaCATGGCTTGGCTTACACATTTTACACTAGCTCCAATCACATAACTATTACTAAAGAATAGAATTGATGTTAAGTGTAAGTATCTGTAGGCCTGAGGTCATTTGCTGGAGAGTCAACACCACAGTTGTTCTATCCCCTCAGCCCAAAATTTTATGTTTGAATAAATGTGAttagttttactgtacattttgAATTTGAGTTGTTTGTTCATAAATACCACAGAAGAATTTCATAAAacatcatacagatataaaTCAGACTTACCCGTTTATCAACGGACAATGTTTCTTTGAAAAACAAgaacacaaataaaacatcGGCGACAGCGAGGACGAGGGCGAAGAGAGCAGGCGGGGTGTAGAAAGCCCCGTCCTGTTGACGTGCCCACACTGAGAACCCTGCACCAATCAGAGGGCCAAACACAAAGCCAATGGAAAAAGCTACACCAATCAGAGCCTGAAACACAATGCATTTATTATGTATAGTAACTGAGATATGgtatatatgggacaaggaagtaattccaacagtgtggacaaaaaaaatagtcaaattttcgaggcgctctgcccctttatcaagacatgcaaaacgaacacgattacataataagTAGACAAATATATAACTATACCGCACAATGGTGCgcaaatgaatgaaatatggTATACAAACAATGGCACTTGTACTCTCTCAGATAGGGAGTTTCCTGCCAGTCCAAAGTATCTTTACTGTTTGGCACGTACTACAATATATGAGATTTGTACCCTTTCAGTTGCGCAGTGCCAATAACTTTTAATGGTCCTAGTCAGTGTCATTGTGTGGCATCAGGCTGCTCGCCACATTAAATATTGTACCTATTTCTAACACCATTCAGACATACCATTCCCTTGCCTCGCCTGTGTTGTGGCAGAATGTCAGCCACGACTGCTGTAGACAGGCTAATGTTGCCCTTACTGAGGCCACCGATGATCCGTGCAACGACGAATAAACCAAAGTTATGAGAGATCGCCCATATGGCATACGATATGGCAACACCAATCTGAAAGGAAACATAAGTTTATACTGAGGCCATTCATTCCCTTTGTGATACTAGGCAAGGACACCATGTCTGACCTCTCATCATATCAAAGatgcatttgtttaatttgatcATAATTATTAAGTTAAAGATAAATTCTTTCAACtctaaaacaataacaaacaaagcATACAATTTTCCTCATATACTACACTGATAATAATACaaactaaaataaataacaataggACAATGTACCACATGTTActcgataacgtttgtgcgggactggtatctccagtggtgacggaacgtaactatttgtaatcttcccgctaaAATGGCGTTAGCGCGGGATATCATCTtatgacgtcattccatcaccatgagaaacaatagtcccatacaaacgttatcaggtatcatgtgGTATGTGAATTTATCCCATTATTTTTGGGAATGTCACATCTCTTCTGATTAATTTGAAGTAGGTCATGTGATGGtctacaaatatttaaattgatttgGAGCATgtgaaacaagaggcctaagGATCTTAACAGTCAACTGACAACCTTATCAAcagtcatataggaaattaattagatatggtgtcatggtggccatcttggatttaagaacaacccaaaaaataacaacatttgtcAGGATCAAGTCAGGATCAttccatgcaagtttcagccaaatcgcatttgtagaacttgagaagttaaaaaggtgttttcaatatggcagcTGTGGTGGCTATtctggatttcagatcaacccaaAAGATAAGAACACTTGGTCAAAACCATGTCAGATTAATTTCAAGCAAGTTTTAGCCGAATTGCACTGGAAGTactggagaagaagttcaaaatgtgaaaactTTAAGCACAGGGGACAGGGAACAGAGGACAGGGGACGACGACAGatgaaacatgatgactataggtaaTTCTGACAAATTTGATTGGTCTTATGTGTCAAAAGGTTTGTGCacaatttcattgaatttgcttcagtaGTTTtgtagaacaagaggcccatgggccttagtgGTCACCtaagttcggatacagaatgaaacaaagacacaaaaacactaTCTATTGGCCCACCAGGCCCTTGAaaccagtcagtgattttataactgacttttcaatctatgaagagtatctggttccatcaaatctgtgaattcagaagatttttttttcttattttagtcattttgacccattttggccccgcccatctacccctggaggttggccaggaccaatatggatatgatgttaaaatgctatcacagggtaataattctaaccaagtttgacctattgaaaattaagcaaataatgctcataaatgtatttttcaaatatcaattaaaatagatttaaCCCCTAATCAGAGGAAAGTCTGAGatgccagggccatgaaattcacaatttttgtaaagggccttaaaaagaccttccaatctattaAGAGTATTTGGAtccatcaaatttgtaaattcagaaggagactttagaaattttagccattttgacaaattttgggcccaccctctggcccctgggggtcggccaggaccaatattgatatgatgttaaaatactatctcaggctaataattctaacaaagtttgactcatttcctattacacatgaccaaataatgctcaaaaatatgttttccctatataaactatagtaaacttgagaagaagatttttgaagttttagtctatttgaccccttttggcccaacctctcaggcccctgggggtcagtcgtggaaaaattgttaataggattcaatggccttcccatactgataattctgacaatattttacttatttcctatcacaaatgaccaaataatgctcaaaaatgtcttttccttgtataaactatagtaaacttgaccccctccccaggggggaacgtgagaccccagggtcatataattcacaatttttgtaaaggacctcaagaccttttaatctatgaagagtatttgatactaccatttctggaatttcagaagaagatttttgaagttttagcctatttgaccccttttggccccacccctcaggcccctgggggtcagtcgtggaaaaattgttaataggattcaatggccttctcatactgataattctgacaacatttgacttatttcctattacaaatgaccaaataatgctcaaaaatgtcttttccctgtataaactatagtaaacttgaccccctccccaggggggaacgtgagaccccagggtcatatattcacaatttttataaaaggACCTCAAGaacttttaatctatgaagagtatttgattctaccatttctggaatttcagaagaagatttttgaagttttagcctacatttttttttatttgacaccttttgaccccacccctcaggcccctgggggtcagtggtggaaaaattgttaatatgattcaatggccttctcatactgataattctgacaacatttgacttatttcctattacaaatgaccaaataatactcaaaaatgtgttttccctatataaactatggcaAACTTAGGGGGGAACGtgaaaccccagggtcatataattcacaatttttgtaaaggacctcaagaccttttaatctatgaagagtatttgattctaccatttctggaatttcagaagaagatttttgaagtttacacctatttgacctcttttggccccacccctcaggcccctggggggctgggagcatataattcacaattttagttcacctttggctatggaaggtttctgcaaaatttcaacaaatttggttcagtagttttggagaagaagtcgaaaaagtaaattgtttatcgccatacgatggacgacgcacgacggacgacgcccGACGCACGACACACGACGCatgacgcacgacgacggacaaaaggtgattagaataggtcacctgagacCTCCTCTTGGGTgatctaaaaaaataataaaacaactaTCTCAGTCAATACCTTGATTTATCGACCCAAGAAAAACCCACTGACCTTAGGCTATGTCCTCTGTTAATATCATTTTCTTGGGTCGATAAATCCAgataattttataattgataCACATGGTTA
This genomic window from Argopecten irradians isolate NY chromosome 11, Ai_NY, whole genome shotgun sequence contains:
- the LOC138334643 gene encoding major facilitator superfamily domain-containing protein 10-like, with protein sequence MSSPNGRDGQEGDENKEKVKDENRILTILFVSLVIDLLAFTVILPILPSLLDFYGSNKEDGFYQSLMRSVNGFRELVGAPDTPRWNSVLFGGLIGSLFSLLQFLASPVVGAASDVYGRRPLLIMSMIGVAISYAIWAISHNFGLFVVARIIGGLSKGNISLSTAVVADILPQHRRGKGMALIGVAFSIGFVFGPLIGAGFSVWARQQDGAFYTPPALFALVLAVADVLFVFLFFKETLSVDKRAKSITVTSSY